In Flavobacterium gelatinilyticum, a genomic segment contains:
- a CDS encoding molybdenum cofactor guanylyltransferase, with product MKTTVFILCGGKSSRMQSEKGLVLFQEKPFIEHIIKAILPITDQIKLITASKEYDYLPYEKIPDLIVDKGPLGGIYTALSHSETEFNLILSCDIPLISTELLQELISKHTKEAKITVFASESKTHPLIGIYSKNIVSVIKEAIDSNELKMMDLLAKLPHQIINIDESENFHLTNINSADELNDLNINLT from the coding sequence ATGAAAACAACAGTATTTATTCTTTGCGGTGGAAAAAGCTCCAGAATGCAGTCAGAAAAAGGGCTGGTTTTGTTTCAGGAGAAACCATTTATTGAGCATATCATTAAGGCAATACTGCCTATTACCGACCAGATAAAATTAATTACGGCATCAAAAGAATACGATTATCTGCCGTATGAAAAAATACCGGATTTAATTGTAGACAAAGGTCCGCTAGGAGGAATTTACACGGCATTATCACATTCTGAAACCGAATTTAATCTAATATTGAGCTGTGATATTCCGTTAATTTCAACTGAACTGCTGCAGGAATTAATTTCAAAACATACAAAAGAAGCCAAAATAACAGTATTTGCTTCCGAAAGTAAAACACATCCTTTAATTGGGATTTATTCAAAAAACATAGTATCGGTTATAAAAGAAGCAATCGATTCCAACGAATTAAAAATGATGGATCTGCTGGCTAAATTGCCTCATCAGATTATAAATATAGACGAAAGTGAAAACTTTCATTTAACGAATATTAATTCGGCTGACGAATTAAACGATCTGAATATCAATTTAACTTAA